Proteins from a single region of Candidatus Parcubacteria bacterium:
- a CDS encoding anaerobic ribonucleoside-triphosphate reductase activating protein (Derived by automated computational analysis using gene prediction method: Protein Homology. GO_function: GO:0051539 - 4 iron, 4 sulfur cluster binding [Evidence IEA]; GO_process: GO:0009265 - 2'-deoxyribonucleotide biosynthetic process [Evidence IEA]; GO_process: GO:0051353 - positive regulation of oxidoreductase activity [Evidence IEA]): protein MIIGGLEKITLLDFPDKVAAIVFTQGCNFRCHFCYNPLLVIPAAEAKRKKYEKTDSQISENEFFLFLESRRGKLDGVVITGGEPTLHADLPDFIKKIRALGFVVKLDTNGTNPQMLKELLAAGLIDYLAMDLKAPLQKYSRLVGVLFDCKKIQKSAKLVINSGLPHEFRTTLVPGFIELADISEMGSMISGADAWYLQKFKSDTPLVDQQLESAPPFKDEEMIAMAAVGKKYVKLCQMRP, encoded by the coding sequence ATGATTATTGGTGGCCTGGAAAAAATTACGCTCTTAGATTTTCCCGATAAAGTGGCGGCGATTGTTTTTACTCAAGGATGTAATTTTCGCTGTCATTTTTGTTACAATCCTTTATTAGTTATACCGGCGGCGGAAGCGAAGCGGAAAAAATATGAAAAAACTGATTCTCAGATTTCCGAGAATGAGTTTTTTCTTTTTTTAGAGAGTCGGCGAGGAAAATTAGATGGAGTAGTAATTACTGGCGGGGAGCCGACCCTACACGCCGATCTACCGGATTTCATTAAAAAAATTAGAGCTTTAGGATTTGTGGTAAAATTGGACACCAATGGCACTAATCCGCAGATGCTCAAAGAATTGTTAGCTGCGGGTTTAATTGATTATCTAGCGATGGATTTAAAAGCCCCTTTACAAAAATATTCTCGTCTAGTTGGGGTGCTGTTTGACTGTAAGAAGATTCAAAAAAGTGCTAAACTAGTAATTAATAGTGGTTTGCCTCATGAATTCCGCACTACTTTAGTTCCTGGATTTATAGAATTAGCTGATATTAGCGAAATGGGTTCTATGATTTCCGGGGCAGATGCTTGGTATTTACAGAAATTTAAATCTGATACCCCTTTGGTGGACCAGCAATTAGAGTCGGCCCCACCTTTTAAGGACGAAGAAATGATCGCTATGGCCGCCGTGGGAAAAAAATATGTTAAATTATGTCAAATGAGACCTTAG
- a CDS encoding hypothetical protein (Derived by automated computational analysis using gene prediction method: GeneMarkS-2+.) — MSNETLDLEKKENFSSDSPSRLLLELTKIKEDQKKISNDLKLIKRFIKWRQVWFVVQALIIAIPIILGIIFLPGYLKELIASLPDKLYY; from the coding sequence ATGTCAAATGAGACCTTAGATTTAGAAAAAAAAGAAAATTTTTCCTCAGATTCTCCATCTCGGCTTCTTTTAGAGTTAACAAAAATAAAAGAAGATCAGAAAAAAATTTCTAATGATTTAAAGCTTATTAAGCGCTTTATCAAGTGGCGACAGGTCTGGTTTGTAGTCCAGGCGTTGATAATAGCTATCCCCATTATTCTAGGAATTATTTTTTTACCCGGCTATTTAAAAGAATTAATCGCTTCTTTGCCGGATAAGCTTTATTATTAA
- a CDS encoding type IV secretion system DNA-binding domain-containing protein (Derived by automated computational analysis using gene prediction method: Protein Homology.) → MSNSEIAVFAETTFRNQRKKFGIKSDDRRRHMYLIGKTGMGKSTVLENMIIDDIRAGRGVAVVDPHGDLAEKVMAYIPEERIKDVIYFNPADIDYPIAFNVVEQVDSRLQHLVASGLIGVFQKLWADSWGPRLEYILRNAILAILDYPGSTLLGVVRMLSDKPYRKRVVANIKDPVVKAFWENEFTGYADKFASEAVSPIQNKVGQFLSSSLMRNIVGQIKSSIDLREVMDTGKILILNLSKGRIGEDNSALLGAMMITKIQLAAMSRVDIPEEQRRDFYLYIDEFQNFSTDSFANILSEARKYRLNLILAHQYIEQLNEKVKPAVFGNVGTMIAFRVGASDAEELAREFLPTFNEEDLVNLPKYEMYLKLMIDGVASTPFSARGLPPLSKVERTGQEEAAINWSRDHYATPREEVEEQIVRWYQANAEETALNEQRIIRERAVHASPRPKETSTPEGFPSICALCGTTTYTPFEPDGVRPVFCKQCLSKKKEERRQELEQKAPPINTPKLSVSAPQSAPPLAPAPRSPRRPAAAPVKNKAVNYQKASTGTAPAKKSNPMKVRPFTPSAMEPFADQSASGPALSLSDLAQAALRDFKGQPQKPTEKPASASLKKSSYLDSPILDKWPSGEDLEAGEEIDFTKK, encoded by the coding sequence ATGTCTAATTCAGAAATTGCGGTTTTTGCCGAAACGACTTTCCGTAATCAACGAAAAAAGTTTGGTATTAAATCCGACGATCGCCGCCGGCATATGTATTTAATTGGGAAGACCGGCATGGGGAAATCCACAGTTTTGGAAAATATGATTATTGATGACATTCGCGCTGGTCGTGGCGTCGCGGTCGTCGATCCTCATGGCGACTTAGCAGAAAAAGTAATGGCCTATATTCCTGAGGAGAGGATTAAGGATGTAATTTATTTTAATCCGGCGGATATTGATTATCCGATTGCTTTTAACGTCGTGGAACAAGTTGACAGTCGGCTGCAGCATTTAGTTGCCTCTGGTCTAATTGGTGTTTTTCAAAAATTGTGGGCTGATTCTTGGGGGCCACGCTTAGAGTATATTTTGCGTAATGCTATTTTAGCGATTTTAGATTACCCTGGTTCTACTCTTCTGGGGGTAGTGCGCATGCTGAGTGATAAGCCCTACCGCAAAAGAGTAGTCGCTAATATCAAAGATCCGGTTGTTAAAGCTTTCTGGGAAAATGAGTTTACCGGCTATGCCGATAAATTTGCCTCGGAAGCGGTTTCACCAATTCAAAATAAGGTTGGTCAATTTCTATCCAGTTCTTTGATGCGTAATATTGTTGGCCAAATAAAATCCTCTATTGATTTGCGCGAAGTAATGGATACAGGAAAGATTTTAATATTAAATTTATCTAAAGGCCGCATTGGTGAAGATAATTCTGCTCTACTGGGAGCAATGATGATTACTAAGATTCAGTTAGCGGCGATGAGTCGCGTCGATATTCCTGAGGAGCAGCGTCGAGATTTCTATTTATATATTGATGAGTTCCAGAATTTTTCTACCGATTCCTTTGCTAATATTTTATCAGAGGCTCGTAAGTATAGACTTAATTTGATTTTGGCTCATCAATATATTGAGCAGCTAAATGAAAAAGTTAAACCGGCGGTTTTTGGTAACGTCGGCACGATGATTGCTTTTAGAGTTGGTGCCTCTGATGCTGAAGAATTAGCCAGGGAATTTTTACCAACTTTTAACGAGGAAGATTTGGTCAATTTGCCAAAATACGAAATGTACCTCAAGTTAATGATTGACGGGGTGGCTTCAACGCCATTTTCAGCGCGAGGACTACCGCCTTTATCTAAAGTCGAACGTACCGGTCAAGAAGAAGCCGCGATTAATTGGTCCAGAGATCATTACGCCACTCCTCGCGAAGAGGTTGAGGAGCAAATTGTACGTTGGTATCAAGCTAACGCGGAAGAGACAGCTTTAAATGAGCAACGCATTATTCGTGAACGGGCGGTTCATGCTTCTCCTCGCCCCAAAGAAACTTCTACGCCGGAAGGATTTCCTTCAATTTGTGCTCTTTGCGGCACGACCACCTATACTCCTTTTGAGCCCGATGGGGTGCGACCAGTTTTTTGTAAACAGTGTTTAAGTAAGAAAAAGGAAGAGCGTCGCCAAGAGTTAGAGCAAAAGGCTCCACCTATTAATACTCCTAAACTAAGTGTCAGTGCCCCCCAATCAGCCCCGCCCCTGGCACCGGCACCGCGCTCACCGAGGCGACCAGCCGCAGCTCCTGTTAAAAATAAAGCGGTTAATTATCAGAAAGCCTCAACTGGAACAGCTCCCGCCAAGAAGTCTAATCCGATGAAGGTCCGCCCTTTTACGCCCTCCGCCATGGAGCCCTTTGCCGATCAGTCGGCGAGCGGCCCCGCTTTATCCCTCTCCGATTTAGCGCAGGCGGCTTTACGCGATTTTAAAGGACAGCCACAGAAGCCAACCGAAAAACCAGCGTCCGCTTCTCTCAAAAAAAGTTCTTATTTAGACTCGCCAATTTTAGATAAGTGGCCGAGCGGCGAGGATTTAGAGGCCGGCGAAGAAATTGATTTTACTAAAAAATAA
- a CDS encoding septum formation initiator family protein (Derived by automated computational analysis using gene prediction method: Protein Homology. GO_process: GO:0051301 - cell division [Evidence IEA]), with product MGKLNKYTSSRLSRRPKKQSIWQQFFSSQRLLALVFLLVLIAVSIPLLKTVTQNQAIDKEIAALKEQNEAYLSKSEELKELVDYLQSSDSLEERARLNQGLKKPNETVVVVNIPEAPLKNTEVAVADTRTANWNRWLAYFFH from the coding sequence ATGGGTAAGTTAAATAAATATACATCTTCTCGCTTGTCCAGGCGACCCAAAAAACAGTCTATCTGGCAGCAATTTTTCAGCAGCCAGCGTCTTCTCGCGTTAGTTTTTTTGCTTGTTTTAATCGCTGTTTCCATACCGCTTTTAAAAACCGTCACCCAAAATCAGGCGATTGATAAAGAGATTGCAGCCTTAAAAGAGCAGAATGAAGCTTATCTTTCTAAAAGCGAGGAGCTAAAAGAATTGGTTGATTATTTGCAGTCCAGTGATAGTTTGGAGGAGCGCGCGCGCTTAAACCAGGGCTTAAAAAAGCCGAATGAAACTGTCGTGGTCGTAAATATCCCTGAAGCCCCCCTAAAAAATACCGAAGTGGCCGTTGCTGATACCCGAAC
- the nrdR gene encoding transcriptional regulator NrdR (Derived by automated computational analysis using gene prediction method: Protein Homology. GO_function: GO:0140110 - transcription regulator activity [Evidence IEA]; GO_process: GO:0006355 - regulation of DNA-templated transcription [Evidence IEA]), translating to MKCPICYFDDTKVVDSRAASDGLSIRRRRECLKCGFRFSTYEEVEILDLMIVKRDGRRESYNREKLVSGLKKALEKRAITEDKFKRLIHSIERELQKFRKNEITSQQVGQVVMKQLKRVDQVAYIRYASVYEQFKDANEFRRELNKLVKDKK from the coding sequence ATGAAATGTCCAATTTGCTACTTTGATGACACCAAAGTTGTTGATTCTCGAGCGGCTAGTGATGGTCTTTCTATTCGTCGTCGTCGCGAGTGTTTAAAATGTGGCTTTCGTTTTTCTACTTATGAAGAAGTAGAAATTTTAGATTTAATGATTGTAAAACGCGATGGTCGGCGGGAGTCTTACAATCGAGAGAAACTAGTTTCCGGTCTAAAAAAAGCTTTAGAAAAAAGGGCGATTACTGAAGATAAATTTAAACGTCTAATTCATTCTATTGAGCGTGAATTGCAAAAGTTTCGGAAGAATGAAATTACTTCCCAGCAAGTAGGCCAAGTAGTCATGAAACAACTTAAGAGAGTTGATCAAGTTGCCTACATCCGCTACGCCTCGGTTTATGAACAGTTTAAAGATGCTAACGAATTTAGAAGGGAATTAAATAAATTGGTAAAAGATAAAAAATAA
- a CDS encoding 3'-5' exonuclease (Derived by automated computational analysis using gene prediction method: Protein Homology. GO_function: GO:0003677 - DNA binding [Evidence IEA]; GO_function: GO:0008408 - 3'-5' exonuclease activity [Evidence IEA]), which translates to MYLFFDTETTGLPKNYKAPVSDSDNWPRLVQLAWLWYDAEGNKWESYDFIIKPEGFVIPEEASKIHRISQERALKEGRPLEEVLDFFTEEVNKAGFVIGHNIDFDYHILGAEYYRLGEKNPLDNATQICTMKSSVNFCAIANGRGGYKWPNLNELHNRLFNKGFEDAHDALVDVEATARCFFALKKEGIIN; encoded by the coding sequence ATGTATTTATTTTTTGATACCGAAACAACTGGTTTGCCGAAAAATTATAAAGCTCCGGTTTCCGACTCGGATAATTGGCCGCGGCTGGTGCAGTTGGCCTGGCTTTGGTATGACGCCGAGGGTAATAAATGGGAGAGTTACGATTTTATTATTAAACCCGAAGGCTTTGTGATTCCCGAAGAGGCGTCTAAAATTCATCGCATTAGCCAAGAGCGGGCTTTAAAAGAGGGGCGCCCCTTAGAAGAGGTCTTGGATTTTTTTACTGAAGAGGTTAATAAGGCCGGTTTTGTTATTGGCCATAATATTGATTTTGACTACCACATTCTGGGTGCTGAATATTATCGTTTGGGTGAAAAAAATCCTTTAGACAACGCGACGCAAATTTGTACTATGAAAAGTAGTGTTAATTTCTGCGCCATCGCTAATGGTCGTGGTGGGTATAAATGGCCTAATTTAAATGAGCTCCATAATCGTTTATTTAATAAAGGCTTTGAAGACGCTCATGATGCGCTGGTCGATGTTGAGGCGACCGCCCGCTGTTTTTTTGCTTTAAAAAAAGAAGGCATTATCAATTAA
- a CDS encoding glycosyltransferase family 2 protein (Derived by automated computational analysis using gene prediction method: Protein Homology.) — MTDYLKIGRATELTGRDYRFYRFLESLPGILSLGTLLILTVLSYFRPSWVAYFMIAFDTYWLIQVLYMAIYLIVSYRNVQKNKKINWSERCQTLSVNRPDLPADCLTKKGLLWTDVYQLIILPTYNEDIGIIRTALDSIKRASWPKNKMIVALAMEERAGEAARERAGQIQAEYGDSFGNFIITFHPDGIVGEIKGKGANQAWAGRQVKKDIIDPQNIPYDDILVSVFDIDTVISPDYFFLLTYKFLTVSRPHRASYQPVPLYHNNIWSAPFFSRVSAASNTFWQMMMQVRQDKLVTYSSHSMTWRALTDIDFWSPKMVSEDSRIFFHCLMHYEGDYRTEPLYTTISMDITADKDFKSTAVSLYKQQRRWAWGAENVAYLVFNYSKLPKKTPQRKKVFKQIWVQLYGFHSWGTSALIIGVIGWLPVFLGGARFDGTVLSGNLPAVTSFLMNLAMVGMILSALVSSLLLPPRPKGYSRLKKVGLVLEWVFVPVNIVIFGAVPCLDAQIRLMLGKYMGFWVTPKTRLNEENG; from the coding sequence ATGACTGATTATTTAAAAATTGGCCGAGCCACTGAACTGACCGGTCGCGACTATCGTTTCTATCGATTCTTAGAATCTTTGCCGGGAATTTTATCTTTAGGGACACTTTTAATTTTAACGGTTTTGTCTTATTTCCGGCCGAGCTGGGTGGCTTATTTTATGATCGCCTTTGACACTTATTGGTTGATTCAGGTTTTGTACATGGCGATTTATTTAATTGTTTCTTATCGCAACGTTCAGAAAAATAAAAAAATTAATTGGTCCGAGCGTTGTCAAACGCTCAGTGTGAATAGACCAGATTTGCCGGCCGACTGTTTAACTAAAAAAGGTCTTCTTTGGACGGATGTTTATCAGTTAATTATTCTGCCTACCTATAATGAGGATATTGGCATTATTAGAACTGCCTTAGATTCTATAAAAAGGGCGTCTTGGCCAAAAAACAAAATGATTGTTGCTTTGGCCATGGAAGAAAGGGCCGGGGAAGCGGCGCGAGAACGCGCTGGGCAAATTCAGGCAGAATACGGCGATAGTTTTGGCAATTTTATTATTACTTTCCATCCTGATGGAATTGTTGGCGAGATTAAGGGGAAGGGCGCCAATCAAGCTTGGGCTGGCCGTCAAGTAAAAAAAGATATTATTGATCCGCAAAATATTCCTTATGACGATATTTTAGTTTCAGTTTTTGATATTGATACCGTCATTAGCCCCGATTATTTTTTCCTACTGACTTATAAATTTTTAACCGTTTCTCGCCCGCATCGCGCTTCTTATCAACCGGTACCTTTGTATCATAATAATATTTGGTCGGCTCCTTTTTTCTCCCGTGTTTCTGCTGCTTCAAATACTTTTTGGCAAATGATGATGCAGGTTCGTCAAGACAAGTTAGTTACTTATTCTTCCCACTCCATGACTTGGCGCGCCTTAACCGATATTGATTTTTGGTCGCCGAAGATGGTGAGCGAAGATTCACGGATTTTCTTCCACTGTTTAATGCACTATGAAGGTGATTATCGCACCGAGCCTTTATATACCACCATCTCCATGGATATTACGGCCGACAAAGATTTTAAATCAACCGCCGTTAGTTTGTATAAACAACAGCGACGTTGGGCTTGGGGCGCCGAAAATGTTGCCTATCTGGTATTTAATTATTCTAAATTACCAAAAAAGACACCGCAACGTAAAAAAGTTTTTAAACAAATTTGGGTTCAATTATACGGTTTTCATTCTTGGGGCACCAGCGCTTTAATCATCGGTGTTATTGGCTGGCTGCCAGTGTTTTTAGGCGGGGCCAGATTTGATGGCACAGTTTTGTCTGGTAATTTGCCGGCGGTGACCTCATTTTTAATGAACTTGGCAATGGTCGGAATGATTCTCTCCGCGCTTGTCTCTAGTTTGCTCCTACCCCCAAGACCAAAAGGTTATTCTCGCTTAAAGAAAGTCGGCTTAGTCTTGGAATGGGTTTTTGTGCCGGTTAATATCGTTATTTTCGGAGCTGTTCCTTGTCTTGATGCGCAAATTCGCTTAATGCTCGGTAAATACATGGGTTTTTGGGTGACTCCTAAAACTAGGCTTAACGAAGAAAATGGTTAG
- a CDS encoding ribonucleoside triphosphate reductase (Derived by automated computational analysis using gene prediction method: Protein Homology. GO_function: GO:0008998 - ribonucleoside-triphosphate reductase activity [Evidence IEA]; GO_process: GO:0006260 - DNA replication [Evidence IEA]): protein MTEIITQIRKRSGEIVPFDRNKIVTAICKAQEAVGGADLRRADELTTKVLEKISKKFHKHTIPAVEEVQDLVESTLIESNEPALAKAYIIYRDQRRQLRDINQTTSGEKLMEDYLGRADWRLKENSNMSFSVQGLNNYIASAVSSQYWLNKLYPEKIRQAHVGGDLHIHDLGLLAPYCCGWDLKDLLIRGFRGVDEKVQSKPPKHFRTALGQVINFFYTLQGEAAGAQAFSNFDTYLAPFIRYDQLSYNEVKQCLQEFIFNVNVPTRVGFQTPFTNITLDVTPSKQVGEENVIIGGQVMPEKYKDFQEEMDLFNQAFAEVMLAGDSNGRVFGFPIPTYQIDKNFDWDRPSLEPMWEMTAKYGIPYFSNFVNSDMNRDDARSMCCRLRLDNRELRKRGGGLFGANPLTGSLGVVTINLARLGYLSKDKEEFKRRLDRLMEVAKDSLEAKRKVIEKFTSDGLYPYSRFYLRDIFDRFGSYWKNHFNTIGINGMNEATLNLLGKSIASPEGQEFALEILDYMRDRLLAFQEETNNLYNLEATPGEGCTYRFAKKDKELYPEIIFANDKAVKELSAAPYYTNSTHLPVGFTSDLFEALDLQNELQSKYTGGTVLHGFLGERLPNGQAAKNLVKKIVNNYGLPYFTLTPTFSVCPKHGYLSGEHKYCPKCDEEIGYIPSVTASESNAK from the coding sequence ATGACAGAAATAATTACACAAATTCGCAAACGATCAGGAGAGATAGTTCCTTTTGATCGCAATAAGATTGTGACTGCTATTTGTAAAGCTCAAGAAGCGGTTGGTGGAGCTGATTTAAGGCGAGCCGATGAACTAACTACTAAGGTTTTGGAAAAAATTTCCAAAAAATTTCACAAACACACTATTCCAGCCGTGGAAGAAGTCCAAGATTTAGTGGAGTCAACACTTATTGAGAGTAACGAGCCGGCCTTGGCCAAGGCTTATATTATTTATCGCGATCAACGTCGTCAATTGCGTGATATTAATCAAACTACTTCCGGCGAAAAGCTGATGGAAGATTATTTAGGACGAGCTGATTGGCGCCTCAAGGAGAACAGTAATATGAGTTTTTCGGTTCAGGGTTTAAATAATTATATTGCTTCGGCGGTTTCTTCTCAATATTGGCTGAATAAACTTTATCCGGAAAAAATTCGCCAAGCTCATGTTGGCGGTGACTTACATATTCATGACTTAGGCCTACTAGCCCCCTACTGTTGTGGCTGGGATTTAAAAGATTTGCTGATTAGAGGGTTTAGGGGGGTGGACGAAAAAGTTCAAAGCAAACCGCCTAAACATTTTCGCACTGCCCTTGGGCAAGTTATTAATTTTTTCTACACTCTTCAGGGCGAGGCAGCTGGCGCTCAGGCTTTTTCTAATTTTGATACTTATCTAGCGCCTTTTATTCGCTATGATCAGCTTTCCTACAATGAGGTTAAGCAATGTTTACAGGAGTTTATCTTCAACGTTAATGTGCCAACCCGAGTCGGTTTTCAGACCCCTTTTACCAACATCACTTTAGATGTTACTCCTTCTAAGCAGGTGGGTGAGGAAAATGTAATTATTGGCGGCCAGGTAATGCCGGAAAAATATAAAGACTTTCAAGAAGAGATGGATCTTTTTAATCAAGCTTTTGCCGAGGTTATGCTGGCTGGCGATTCTAATGGTCGCGTTTTTGGCTTCCCGATTCCCACCTATCAAATCGATAAAAATTTTGACTGGGATCGGCCCTCTTTAGAACCGATGTGGGAGATGACTGCTAAGTATGGTATTCCTTATTTTTCCAATTTTGTTAATTCAGATATGAATCGCGATGATGCGCGGTCTATGTGTTGTCGTCTACGTTTAGATAACCGGGAATTGCGTAAACGCGGTGGTGGCTTATTTGGCGCCAATCCTTTAACCGGTTCTTTGGGGGTGGTAACTATTAATTTAGCGCGTCTTGGTTATTTATCTAAAGATAAAGAAGAGTTTAAGAGGCGCCTAGACCGGTTAATGGAGGTAGCCAAAGATAGTTTAGAGGCAAAACGGAAAGTGATAGAAAAGTTTACTTCAGATGGCCTTTATCCTTACTCCCGTTTTTATCTCCGAGATATTTTTGACCGTTTCGGTTCTTATTGGAAAAACCATTTTAATACCATTGGCATTAATGGTATGAATGAGGCGACTCTTAATTTATTAGGCAAAAGCATAGCCAGTCCCGAGGGGCAAGAATTTGCTTTAGAAATTTTGGATTATATGCGTGATCGCCTTTTAGCTTTTCAGGAAGAGACTAATAATTTATATAATTTAGAGGCGACACCGGGAGAAGGCTGCACTTACCGTTTTGCTAAAAAAGATAAAGAGCTTTATCCGGAGATTATTTTTGCCAATGATAAGGCAGTTAAAGAGTTGTCTGCCGCTCCCTATTACACTAACTCCACTCACTTACCGGTTGGTTTTACAAGCGACCTTTTTGAAGCTTTGGATTTACAAAATGAGTTACAATCTAAATATACGGGAGGCACGGTTTTGCATGGCTTTTTGGGCGAAAGGCTGCCTAATGGACAAGCCGCTAAAAATTTAGTTAAAAAAATTGTTAATAATTACGGCTTGCCTTACTTTACTCTAACGCCAACTTTTTCGGTTTGCCCCAAGCATGGTTATTTATCAGGTGAACATAAATATTGTCCTAAATGTGATGAAGAAATTGGTTATATCCCCTCCGTTACGGCCTCAGAGTCTAACGCCAAATAA
- the nrdD gene encoding anaerobic ribonucleoside-triphosphate reductase (Derived by automated computational analysis using gene prediction method: Protein Homology. GO_function: GO:0008998 - ribonucleoside-triphosphate reductase activity [Evidence IEA]; GO_function: GO:0016491 - oxidoreductase activity [Evidence IEA]; GO_process: GO:0006260 - DNA replication [Evidence IEA]), translating into MENIKTKRQECIVYSRVVGWLTPVRNFNPGKASEYIDRRYYELEVEKKSC; encoded by the coding sequence ATGGAAAACATTAAAACTAAAAGACAGGAATGTATTGTTTATAGCCGAGTAGTCGGTTGGTTAACGCCAGTCAGAAATTTTAACCCCGGTAAAGCTTCCGAGTATATTGATCGTCGTTATTATGAGTTGGAAGTTGAAAAAAAATCTTGTTAA